The DNA segment AGGTTTAATGAGGTCCGGACTGAGAACAGGTACCCTGACGCTGCTGTGCCTGGTCCTCCTCGCCTCCGCCGCTTCCCCCCTGCTGGCCCAGGTGGGCACGCTGATCGAGAAGGTCGAGATCCGGGGCAACCACCGCATCCCCCAGGACACCATCTTCTACTACATCATGACCCGGTCCGGCGACGTCTTCGACCAGGACAAGATCCTCATCGATTTCAAGGCGCTCCACAAGACCAACCTGTTCAAGAACATCAAAGTGGACGTCTCCGACGGCGAGACGGGTCGGATTGTCACCTTCATTGTCGAAGAGAAGCCCATCATCCGGTCGATCGCCTACGAGGGTGTGAAATCGTTCAAGCAGTCGGACATCCTTGACAAGTTCAGCGAGGAGAAGCTGGGCCTGACGGTGGACTCCCCTTACGAGCCCACCAAGATCAAGAAGGCCGAGAACATCATCCAGAACCTGCTGGTGCTCAACGGGCGGCCGCTCGGCACCGTCACCACCGCCGTGGAGGAGATCCCCCCCAATTCGGTGAAAATCGTCTTCCAGGTCGCCGAGGGGGAAAAAGTCCGCATCGGCAAGATTCGTTTCACCGGCAACACGGTATTCGACAACGGCGACCTCAAGGACGCGCTCAAACTCAGCAAGGAGCGCGGCCTGATCAGCATGTTCAAGGGCACCGATAAGTACCACAAGGACAAGCTCCTCTATGACCTTGAGGAAAACGTCAAGTCCCTGTATCAGGAGCACGGCTACCTGGACATGAAATACGGCCAGCCCGAGGTGGAGATCGTCGAGGGACCCCGAGGCTTCCTGCCGCTCCTGCGCAAGACGAAGAAGCAGTTTTACATCACCGTGCCCATCGACGAGGGGGCGCAGTATCGGGTCAACAGCCTCGAGTTCGAGGGCAACACCCTGTTCACCGACGAACAGCTCCTGCCCCTGATCGGCCTGAGGAAGGGCGATGTCGCCAACTACAAGGCCATCAAGGAAGGCATGGACACCATCAAGAAGATCCACGGGATGCAGGGGTATATCGATTTCGACATCCAACCGAAACTCAAGACTGACCAGCCGAACCGCCTGGCGGACGTCACCTTCACGGTGGAGCAGGGCAAGCAGTACCGGGTCAACAAGATCGAGTTCTTCGGCAACACCCGCACCCGCGACAAAGTGCTCCGGCGCGAGTTCGTGCTGGTGGAGCAGGAGACGTTCTCCCAGACTCTCCTGGACATCAGCATCCAGCGGCTGAACCAGCTCGGGCTCTTCGAAAAGCTCGAGGAGAAGGATTACGAGATCAAGCGCAATCCCCAGGAAGCCACGGTCGACATCAACCTGACCGTCTCCGAGAAGGGGCAGCAGTCCATCGGCCTCACCGGCGGCATCAGCGGCTACCAGGGCACGTTCGTCGGCATCAACTACAGCACCAACAACTTCCTGGGCTATGGCGACAAGTTGATGTTCGACGCCATCTTCGGCACGCGAATCGTCAACTTCTCCTTCGCCTTCACCGACCCGTACTTTCTGGACACCAACTCGCTGTTCGGATTCTCGGTCTACAACCGCCGCTACCGCTACGATGTCAACGACTACACGTACTATTACCAGACCAGCGACGCAGTCCAGCTCTACGTCCGCAAGACCACCGGTTTCAGCCTGACCTTCGGGCGGCAACTGTGGCGCTTCTGGCGGTACTACATCTCCTATGAGTTGGAGAATATCTCTTTCCCGCCGGACGAGATCAACGAGGATTACTACTACCTGGTCGAGGCGCAGCTCTTCGGTATCAACCCGGGGTTGCCCATCGACGAGGCGCTGGCCGGGCTGATCCGGTCGCAGGTTTCGCTGCGCCTGTCCCAGAACACCACCGATGACTTCTTCTTCCCCACCCGCGGGCGGGAGCTGGATCTCGGGGTGGCCTTCTCCGGCGGGCCGCTGCAGGGCGACTTCAACGTGATCCGGCCATACGTGGACATGAAGTTCTTCTTCCGCGACCCCTTCCTGTTCAAGGGCCGCAATGTGTTCGGCTTCCACGGCCGGGCCCAGTTTGTCGCCCCGTTCGGCGACACGCAGGCCGTTCCGTTCTTCGAGCGGTATTTCATGGGCGGCGACCAGGACCTGCGCGGCTTCGACATTCGGGGCGTGAGCCCGTACGCAGTGGTCTCGACCATCGCCAAGGACAACGAGGGGAATCCGCTGATCGATTTCGAAACCGGCTTGCCGCGACGGACGGACCAGGTTCTGCCCATCGGCGGCGATATCGCCTTCATGGGCCAGGCCGAGTACCGCATCCCCATCGCCGGACCGGTCAGCATCGCGCTGTTCGCCGACGCCGGACTCTCGACGGTGACTCAGTACGACAAACTGGGCTTCTCCGAGAGCACCAACGTCTACCTGATCTCGAGCACGAACGGCAAGTGGCGGGCGTCCACCGGTGCGGAGCTTCAATTCATGCTGCCCATGGTCAACGCGCCGTTCCGGCTGATCTTCGCCTACAACCCGCTCCGCCTCACCGAAATTTTCCGGACCAAGGACCAGCAGTACAGCTACAACGAACCGGAGACCAACATCCAATTCACGATCGGCAAGAGCTTCTAATCAAACATATAAGGAGAACATAGAGTCATGAAGCAGTTGAAGTACATCCTGTTAGCGGTGCTGATCCTCAGCCTCGGCGCCTTCGCCGGCGCCCAGGCCAAGCTCGGTTTCGTCGATTCCAACCGCGCGGTCGTCAGCACGGACGAGGGGAAGGCGGAATACCAGAAAATCACCGACTGGGCCCAGAAGCAGGACGGATCCCTGGGGGAACTGCGCAAGCAGATCGAGGAGAAGCAGATCCAGCTGCGCAACCAGCAGAACATGCTGACTGATGACAAGCGGGAGGAACTGGCCAAGGAGCTGGACCGCCTCGAGACCGAGTTCAAACGCCGGGGCGAGGACCTGAAGCGCGAATACGCCCGCCGGCTTGACGAGTTCGGCAAGAAGATGGACAAGAAGATCACCCCCCTGTTCAACAAGTTCGCCCAGGACAACGGCTACACCATGATCCTGTACCTCAATCCGCAGATTGTGGCCTACTACGACCCGAGCATCGACGTGACCGACCAGATCATCAAGCTCTACAACCAGGCGTATCCCTACACGCCGCAGCCTTAGCGCGTCGCCAGGCTCTCGCGGGGCGCCGGCAGCGCGAGCAACTTCTAACACCCGAACGGTCCCAGCCGCAGTCGTCTGGGACCGTTGCCTTTATCCCGAACCGAGGAGGAACGCGTGAACGACACCCCCAAGCTGCCCGATATCCGTGAGATCATGAAATGGCTGCCGCATCGGTATCCCTTCCTGCTGGTGGACCGCATCGTGGAACTGGAACCCGGCGTCCGGATCAAGGGCCTGAAAAACGTCACCTTCAACGAGCCGTTCTTCCAGGGGCATTTTCCGGGCGCGCCGGTCATGCCGGGCGTGCTGATTCTGGAAGCCATGGCCCAGACCGGCGGCGTGCTGGCGATGTCCACCCGCTGCAAGAGCGAGAGCGGCAACCTGGTCTACTTCATGGGCATCGACAAAGCCCGCTTCCGCCGGCCGGTAGTGCCCGGCGACCAGCTCGTCATGACGTGCGAGGTGATCAAGCTCAAATCGCGAACCTGCCAGATGGCCGGCCAGGCGTTCGTGGACGGCGAGCTGGCCTGCGAAGCCGAGTTTCTCTCCATGATCATGGAAGGGCAGCGATGAGCAGCGTGCATCCGTCCGCGGTCCTGACGGGCCAGGTGGAGTTGGCCGAAGACGTCACCATCGGGCCGTTTGTCGCCATTCAGGGGCCGGCCGTGATCGGGCGCGGCACCATCATCGACGCCCACTGCCGCTTGGAGGGACCCATCCGGATCGGGGAGGGGAACCATGTCTTTCCGTTCTGCTCGCTGGGCTCCGCGCCTCAGGACATCTCGTACAAGGGTGAGCCCACCGAACTGGTCATCGGCGACCACAACCTGATCCGGGAGTTCGCCACCTTCAACCGGGGCACCGTCAAGGGGGGCGGCATCACCCGGGTGGGCAGCCATTGCCTGTTCATGGCCTACTCCCACATCGCCCATGACTGCATCGTCGAAGACCATGTCGTGTTCGCCAACGGCGCCACGCTGGGCGGTCACGTGAGCGTCGGCTTCCGGAGCACAGTGGGCGCGTTCACCGGCGTACACCAGTTCTGCCGGATCGGCCCTTACGCCTTCGTAGGCGGCTACTCGGTCATCACCCGCGACGCGCTGCCGTTCGTGAAGACCGTCGGCGAGCGTAACCACGCGGCGATATACGGCATCAACTCCATCGGACTCCAGCGGCTCGGCTTCCCCAAGGAGCGCATTGAAACCCTGCAACGGGCGTACCGGCTGCTCTTCCGTCAGACCTCCAACCTGGGGCAGGGACTGACCAACCTCAGGGAGCACCTGCCGGTCGAGGGCGACGTGAAGATTCTGGTGGATTTCATCGAGTCGTCCAAACGGGGCGTGATCCGATGAGCGAACCGCTGCCGGAACGGCTGGGACTGATCGCGGGGGGCGGGGAGTTCCCCCGGATGATCGCCCGGCAGTGCCGGCAGTTGGGCATCCCCTGTCACGTGGCCGCCATCCGGGACGAGGCCGATCCCGCCATCGCCGAGGATGCCGCTTCGATCCAGTGGCTGGGGATCGGCAAGCTGGGCCGGCTGATCCGATTCTTCAAAGACGCGGGCGTGACCCGGGCCATCATGGCCGGGTATGTCCAGCATGTGCGCATCTTTGGGCGGGACCGTCCGGACCTGCGGGCCATCAGCCTGCTGGGGCGGCTGCCGCGCCGGAACACCGACGAGATCCTCGGTGCGCTGGCCGACGAGCTGGGTCGCGAGGGCGTGCAGGTGGTGGACTCCACCTTGCTCTTGCGGGACCTGGTGCCGCCGGCGGGTCTGCTGACGCGGCGGGCGCCCGACCGCCAGGAGCGGATCGACCTGGAGTACGGGCTGGCCACCGCCCGCGAGATCGCCCGGCTGGACTTGGGCCAGACCGTCGTGGTCTGCCGGCGGGTGGTGGTGGCGGTGGAGACGCTCGAGGGCACCGACGCCACCATCGAGCGGGCCGCCGCGCTCACCCGGAACGAGAAACTGACGGTGGTCAAGGTGAGCAAGCCCGACCAGGACATGCGGTTCGACGTGCCCCTCATCGGCGCCCGCACCGTCGAGGTGCTGACGCGGAACCGGGTGTCGGCCATGGCGGTGGACGCCGGCCGCAGCTTGATGCTGGACAAGGCGGATGTGCTGCAACGGCTGGATACCGCGGGGATCGCCCTGGTGGGCGTGGCGGCGCCGGCAGTGACGCTCCCGGCGAAGTGGTGACCGGCCCATGAACCGCGAATTCTTCTACAAGCTGATTCGTGTGGTGATCTTTCCGTTCCGCTTCGCCTATCTCATCGTCTATCAGTGGCGCATGAACCGGGCGCGTGAGGCGCATCGGGCGGCTCAAATGCCCGGGACATCCGCCGGTCCCGACGCTACCCCACCAACCGAGCACAGTGAGGAGATGGGAGATAGGAGATAGGAGATAGGAGATAAGAGATAGGAGACTAGGAAATAGGAAATCGGAGATAGAAGATTAGATCTCTTCCTCGTGCTCGTAATTCGTAATCGTGATCGTAATCGTACTTCGTAATCGTCATCGAGGCTCGAGGCTCGAGCCTCCTTCCCGATCATCGGACATCGGACATCGGACATCGGATCTCGCAGTTCGGGATTCGAGACTCGCTCCCAACGATCAACTATCCACTCTCTGCGAACCTGTGAACCTTTGAACATTTGAACCTGCGAACATCCCAACCTTCCAACCTTCAAGCGGCTCGATTACGATCACGAATTACGATGACGATTACGAAGTACGATTACGAGCACGAACAACCCCAATCCGGGAACGGCTACGATTCACCCTTTGTCCATGATCCCATCAGGCAATCAGGTAAAAAAATAAGGGGATGATCGCTCATCCCCTCGGTTGGTAAAAGGGTGGTTCGACTGATACTCCCGGCTCTTCGTCCGGAAGGGGTGGAAGATCAAACCGACGACACAAACCGTGGCGGTGCTGGCGCGCCGACGGTCGGGACGGCGGTGAAAAGATCCAGTGACGCTTCCTGCAATCGACACTGGGTGACAAGCAAATGTGATACCAGTCACACGCCGAGTTGAATGTCCCCTGTTTGCTAGGTTTTGGGCGAGTGTGTTCAATCCCACAGGGCGACGGTGACAAAAAAGGGGAATAAATGTGACGAATTTTGTCCGGACGCCGTGTGGGCCGGATCAGTTGTTGCGAGAACGAGTGGCGGACCGGTTCCGGCCCTCCAGTAGGGCGCCGGCAGTCCGGTAGCGCTCCAGTTTCCGGTAGAGTGTTTTGCGCCCGATCCCCAGGACGCGGGCGGTCTTCTGCTTGTCACCGCCCAGTGTCTCCAGAGTCTGCAGGATGGTTGTCCGTTCGATCTCGTCGAGGCTCTGGCCCACGTGGAAATGCAGCGTGCCGCCCATTCCGCCACCGGAGAGAAGATGCGGCATTGCCGCGGCCAGATCCGACAGGGTGATGACCGGACCCGTCGCGGTAATCGCCGCCGTCTCGATCACCTGGCGAAGCTGTGGGATATTGCCCGGCCAGTCGAGGCCGGCCAGTGCGTGCAGCGCGTCGGACTCCACGCCGGTGATGTACTTGCCCGATTCCTTGCGGATCATCTCCACCACGTGCTGCACCAGCAGCGGGATGTCGCCGCGGCGCTCGCGCAGCGGCGGCAGCGCCACGGTGTGAAGGGCGCGCCACATCGGCGCATCCGGCGCCTCGGCCGGCAACGTGGCGGCGCTGAACAGCAACCGCGTGTCCAGCGCGGCGGATCGGCGATTGCGGACCGCGCCCGGGGTGACGCCCGCCAGCAGCTCCAGCAGTTCGGCGCGCCGCTCCGGAGGTAGGGTCTCCACCTCGTGGAAGAACACCGTGCCCCCGGCGGCCGCAGCCAGCGTTCCCGCTGTCGCGGTGTCGCCGAACACGCGACGTCGGAACTGCTCCGGATCCAGCAGGCGGCACGGCACCCGGACAAACGGGGCCTGGTCCCGGGCGCTGCTCCGGTGGACGGACTCGGCCAGCAGCTCCCGGCCGGTGCCCGGTTCCCCCAGAATCAGCAGCGGGGTGTCGTACGCGGCCAGCTCCAGCGCCTTGTCCACCGCCTGGCGGAACGCGGGGTGGTTGCCCAAGAGGCGGTCGCCGGTCCGGACAAGGCTCAGGTCGCGCTTGAGCCGGAGGATTTCGGAGCTGAGCTGGTTGCGCTCGAAGTAGAGCACGAGTTGGCGCAGGATCGATTCCACCACCAGGAGGTCTTCTTCCCGGCGGCGGGAGGCGGCCCGATCCCACGCAAAGAGGAGCACGCCGAACAGCGTGCCGTTGAGGATCAGCGGGGCGGCCAGGAGGGCCGCCGCGCCGAAGAGGCGCTTGATGCGGTACGCTTCGTGACCGAAGGTGCTGTCCTCGGCGATCACAAGGGGCTCGCCCTGCTCCAGCTCGCGGAGCAGGCGGTTGTCCTCGGAAAATTCCAGAATCTCCGGGAACAGGCTGCTCTCGCCGGTAGCGCCTCCAGAGACGGAGCGCCGGGCGACGAACCGCAGTGTGCGGCCGGGCAGGTCGAAGTAGCCGAAGCCGGCTCGGTCGGCGGTGATCAGCTCGAGAATCCGGTCCAGCAGAAATGCGATCACCTCATCCAGGTGACGATGCCGCGACAGCGCGTCCCCCAGCTCCAGCAGCAAGCCTGAGACCTGCACCTCGCGCTCCTTCTGGAGGTACATGCGGGCGTACTGGTAGGCGACGGCCAGCTGGTTGGCCAGTGATCGCATGAGATTGATTTCGTTGGCGTTCCAAACATGTCGGTCCCGGCTGTGATGCAGCCCCATGAAGGCCAGCGGCTCATCGCCCAAGTGGATGGGGACCACCAGCAGGGAGCGGGTCCCGAAGTCCAGGCACATCTGCTGGAGGACGGGGTGCACGCGCGCGCCGGACACGTCGTCCAGGGCGAACGGATCGCGCCGGTAGCCCGACGTGGCCAGAAAATCGCGCTTGATGGGGATCTCCAGAT comes from the Acidobacteriota bacterium genome and includes:
- the fabZ gene encoding 3-hydroxyacyl-ACP dehydratase FabZ, coding for MKWLPHRYPFLLVDRIVELEPGVRIKGLKNVTFNEPFFQGHFPGAPVMPGVLILEAMAQTGGVLAMSTRCKSESGNLVYFMGIDKARFRRPVVPGDQLVMTCEVIKLKSRTCQMAGQAFVDGELACEAEFLSMIMEGQR
- the bamA gene encoding outer membrane protein assembly factor BamA translates to MRSGLRTGTLTLLCLVLLASAASPLLAQVGTLIEKVEIRGNHRIPQDTIFYYIMTRSGDVFDQDKILIDFKALHKTNLFKNIKVDVSDGETGRIVTFIVEEKPIIRSIAYEGVKSFKQSDILDKFSEEKLGLTVDSPYEPTKIKKAENIIQNLLVLNGRPLGTVTTAVEEIPPNSVKIVFQVAEGEKVRIGKIRFTGNTVFDNGDLKDALKLSKERGLISMFKGTDKYHKDKLLYDLEENVKSLYQEHGYLDMKYGQPEVEIVEGPRGFLPLLRKTKKQFYITVPIDEGAQYRVNSLEFEGNTLFTDEQLLPLIGLRKGDVANYKAIKEGMDTIKKIHGMQGYIDFDIQPKLKTDQPNRLADVTFTVEQGKQYRVNKIEFFGNTRTRDKVLRREFVLVEQETFSQTLLDISIQRLNQLGLFEKLEEKDYEIKRNPQEATVDINLTVSEKGQQSIGLTGGISGYQGTFVGINYSTNNFLGYGDKLMFDAIFGTRIVNFSFAFTDPYFLDTNSLFGFSVYNRRYRYDVNDYTYYYQTSDAVQLYVRKTTGFSLTFGRQLWRFWRYYISYELENISFPPDEINEDYYYLVEAQLFGINPGLPIDEALAGLIRSQVSLRLSQNTTDDFFFPTRGRELDLGVAFSGGPLQGDFNVIRPYVDMKFFFRDPFLFKGRNVFGFHGRAQFVAPFGDTQAVPFFERYFMGGDQDLRGFDIRGVSPYAVVSTIAKDNEGNPLIDFETGLPRRTDQVLPIGGDIAFMGQAEYRIPIAGPVSIALFADAGLSTVTQYDKLGFSESTNVYLISSTNGKWRASTGAELQFMLPMVNAPFRLIFAYNPLRLTEIFRTKDQQYSYNEPETNIQFTIGKSF
- a CDS encoding sigma-54-dependent Fis family transcriptional regulator, with protein sequence MPSRVSDERQNDTLTREQLLETVAFYRVWENLINRISPQICRRIDLDNFLRATVAEIGRLMDLDRCNLMVYRENRVLKIDYEYRRDDTLPSALDLEIPIKRDFLATSGYRRDPFALDDVSGARVHPVLQQMCLDFGTRSLLVVPIHLGDEPLAFMGLHHSRDRHVWNANEINLMRSLANQLAVAYQYARMYLQKEREVQVSGLLLELGDALSRHRHLDEVIAFLLDRILELITADRAGFGYFDLPGRTLRFVARRSVSGGATGESSLFPEILEFSEDNRLLRELEQGEPLVIAEDSTFGHEAYRIKRLFGAAALLAAPLILNGTLFGVLLFAWDRAASRRREEDLLVVESILRQLVLYFERNQLSSEILRLKRDLSLVRTGDRLLGNHPAFRQAVDKALELAAYDTPLLILGEPGTGRELLAESVHRSSARDQAPFVRVPCRLLDPEQFRRRVFGDTATAGTLAAAAGGTVFFHEVETLPPERRAELLELLAGVTPGAVRNRRSAALDTRLLFSAATLPAEAPDAPMWRALHTVALPPLRERRGDIPLLVQHVVEMIRKESGKYITGVESDALHALAGLDWPGNIPQLRQVIETAAITATGPVITLSDLAAAMPHLLSGGGMGGTLHFHVGQSLDEIERTTILQTLETLGGDKQKTARVLGIGRKTLYRKLERYRTAGALLEGRNRSATRSRNN
- a CDS encoding OmpH family outer membrane protein, which gives rise to MKQLKYILLAVLILSLGAFAGAQAKLGFVDSNRAVVSTDEGKAEYQKITDWAQKQDGSLGELRKQIEEKQIQLRNQQNMLTDDKREELAKELDRLETEFKRRGEDLKREYARRLDEFGKKMDKKITPLFNKFAQDNGYTMILYLNPQIVAYYDPSIDVTDQIIKLYNQAYPYTPQP
- a CDS encoding LpxI family protein produces the protein MSEPLPERLGLIAGGGEFPRMIARQCRQLGIPCHVAAIRDEADPAIAEDAASIQWLGIGKLGRLIRFFKDAGVTRAIMAGYVQHVRIFGRDRPDLRAISLLGRLPRRNTDEILGALADELGREGVQVVDSTLLLRDLVPPAGLLTRRAPDRQERIDLEYGLATAREIARLDLGQTVVVCRRVVVAVETLEGTDATIERAAALTRNEKLTVVKVSKPDQDMRFDVPLIGARTVEVLTRNRVSAMAVDAGRSLMLDKADVLQRLDTAGIALVGVAAPAVTLPAKW
- the lpxA gene encoding acyl-ACP--UDP-N-acetylglucosamine O-acyltransferase; its protein translation is MSSVHPSAVLTGQVELAEDVTIGPFVAIQGPAVIGRGTIIDAHCRLEGPIRIGEGNHVFPFCSLGSAPQDISYKGEPTELVIGDHNLIREFATFNRGTVKGGGITRVGSHCLFMAYSHIAHDCIVEDHVVFANGATLGGHVSVGFRSTVGAFTGVHQFCRIGPYAFVGGYSVITRDALPFVKTVGERNHAAIYGINSIGLQRLGFPKERIETLQRAYRLLFRQTSNLGQGLTNLREHLPVEGDVKILVDFIESSKRGVIR